A region of Plantactinospora sp. BC1 DNA encodes the following proteins:
- a CDS encoding FtsX-like permease family protein encodes MLSIALQTLRVRWAAFVGTFVALTLGAGMIAAMGLEIGATLGLPERAPQRFAAAPVVVAALDPEWDPARHDPGSRSLIQARGISDALAAEVGALGRTVPVRNFYAQLAGGPDDQVGHGWSSAEFAPYALAAGRPPQADTEVVVPSGGAGPGDRVTVFTTGGPRDYTVAGVTAPADFESAVFFTDAEAARLSPRVEALVAYGAPEAVRQAVGGDAEVLTGQRRNVLDPSYNADREAIDNTQTLLPITAVVAGFVSIFLVASTFAFAVAQRRREIALLRTVGATPRQVRRMVLTEAFVVGLASAVAGCALGLAVAPLLAGWMVDLGLAPPWFTVGFSTGPAVWVPLLIAFCVGLGVALAGVWAASRRAGDVRPIEALRDAAVDSRTMTSGRWLYGLLALAFGLVTIGWVAVVNPGMVMVPTRYIGVLMLPILAFALLAPVVVKPIARLITWPLGRLRGAAGMLVRESALTSVRRTAATAAPVLLTVGLSISLLGAAATIDRAKDSGRRNQVTADFVVTPNGTPGINEAVTERVRAIPGVDVVAALPTMVYVRDDARLADYEALAVDPAALSGTLSLPVDEGNPADLRDDTIIVNDDWGVGVGETVEVFMADGSSVPLRVVAVLDTTSGSNDVAYLSTKYAGTARYAFTGLARRVYVSVQDGTDAAAVRSALGSATAGLGARAVAAEDWLGEESSENSQASTLGMLLVLGIAIVFCLIAIVNTLVMATSDRLRDLAILRLAGATPRQVLRVFAAESLLVAGVGVLLAVGASAVNLAGLRLALGQLVGATPVSVPWGTVAVITVVSAALAVLGAVVPVRLAFRSGAVELAGVRE; translated from the coding sequence GATGGGGCTGGAGATCGGCGCCACCCTGGGGCTGCCCGAGCGGGCACCGCAGCGGTTCGCCGCCGCCCCGGTGGTGGTCGCCGCGCTCGACCCGGAGTGGGATCCGGCCCGGCACGATCCGGGCAGCCGCTCCCTGATCCAGGCCCGGGGCATCTCCGACGCGCTGGCCGCCGAGGTCGGCGCGCTGGGCCGGACGGTACCGGTCCGCAACTTCTACGCCCAGCTCGCCGGCGGCCCCGACGACCAGGTCGGGCACGGCTGGTCCAGCGCCGAGTTCGCGCCGTACGCGCTGGCCGCCGGCCGGCCGCCGCAGGCCGACACCGAGGTCGTGGTGCCGAGCGGCGGTGCCGGGCCGGGCGACCGGGTCACCGTCTTCACCACCGGCGGGCCACGCGACTACACCGTCGCCGGGGTGACGGCGCCGGCCGACTTCGAGTCCGCGGTCTTCTTCACCGACGCCGAGGCGGCCCGGCTCTCGCCCCGGGTCGAGGCGCTGGTCGCCTACGGGGCGCCGGAGGCGGTACGCCAGGCCGTCGGCGGGGACGCCGAGGTGCTCACCGGTCAGCGGCGCAACGTACTCGACCCGAGCTACAACGCCGACCGGGAGGCGATCGACAACACCCAGACGCTGCTGCCGATCACCGCCGTGGTCGCCGGCTTCGTCTCGATCTTCCTGGTCGCCTCGACCTTCGCCTTCGCGGTCGCCCAGCGGCGCCGGGAGATCGCCCTGCTCCGCACGGTCGGCGCCACGCCCCGGCAGGTACGCCGGATGGTGCTCACCGAGGCGTTCGTGGTCGGGCTCGCCTCCGCGGTCGCCGGCTGCGCCCTCGGGCTCGCCGTCGCGCCGCTGCTGGCCGGCTGGATGGTCGACCTGGGGCTCGCCCCGCCGTGGTTCACCGTCGGGTTCTCCACCGGGCCGGCGGTCTGGGTGCCGCTGCTGATCGCCTTCTGCGTGGGGCTGGGAGTGGCGCTGGCCGGGGTCTGGGCGGCGTCCCGCCGGGCCGGTGACGTACGCCCGATCGAGGCGCTCCGGGACGCCGCCGTCGACTCCCGCACCATGACCTCCGGCCGGTGGCTCTACGGCCTGCTCGCGCTCGCCTTCGGACTGGTCACCATCGGCTGGGTGGCGGTGGTGAACCCGGGCATGGTGATGGTGCCGACCCGGTACATCGGGGTGCTGATGCTGCCGATCCTCGCCTTCGCGCTGCTCGCCCCGGTGGTGGTGAAGCCGATCGCCCGACTGATCACCTGGCCGCTCGGCCGGCTCCGCGGTGCCGCCGGGATGCTGGTCCGGGAGAGCGCGCTGACCTCGGTGCGGCGTACCGCGGCCACCGCCGCGCCGGTGCTGCTCACCGTCGGGCTCTCCATCTCGCTGCTCGGCGCCGCCGCCACCATCGACCGGGCCAAGGACAGCGGCCGGCGCAACCAGGTCACCGCCGACTTCGTGGTCACCCCGAACGGTACGCCCGGGATCAACGAGGCGGTCACCGAGCGGGTCCGGGCGATCCCCGGCGTCGACGTGGTCGCCGCGCTGCCGACCATGGTGTACGTCCGGGACGACGCCCGGCTCGCCGACTACGAGGCGCTGGCCGTCGACCCGGCGGCGCTGTCGGGCACCCTCAGCCTGCCGGTCGACGAGGGCAACCCGGCCGACCTGCGCGACGACACCATCATCGTCAACGACGACTGGGGAGTCGGGGTCGGCGAGACCGTCGAGGTCTTCATGGCCGACGGCAGCAGCGTGCCGCTGCGGGTGGTGGCGGTGCTCGACACCACCTCGGGCAGCAACGACGTCGCCTACCTGAGCACGAAGTACGCCGGCACCGCCAGGTACGCCTTCACCGGCCTGGCCCGCCGGGTCTACGTCTCGGTGCAGGACGGCACCGACGCGGCGGCCGTCCGGTCGGCGCTGGGCAGCGCCACCGCCGGGCTGGGTGCCCGGGCGGTCGCGGCGGAGGACTGGCTCGGCGAGGAGAGCAGCGAGAACAGCCAGGCCAGCACGCTGGGCATGCTGCTGGTGCTCGGCATCGCGATCGTCTTCTGCCTCATCGCCATCGTCAACACGCTGGTGATGGCGACCTCGGACCGGCTCCGGGACCTGGCGATCCTGCGGCTGGCCGGCGCCACCCCGCGACAGGTGCTCCGGGTCTTCGCCGCCGAGTCGCTGCTGGTGGCCGGCGTCGGGGTGCTGCTCGCGGTCGGGGCGTCGGCGGTGAACCTGGCCGGGCTGCGGCTCGCCCTGGGGCAGCTCGTCGGGGCGACCCCGGTCAGCGTGCCGTGGGGCACCGTCGCGGTGATCACGGTGGTCAGCGCCGCGCTGGCCGTACTCGGTGCGGTGGTACCGGTCCGGCTCGCCTTCCGGTCCGGCGCGGTCGAGCTGGCCGGCGTACGCGAATAA